One Phycisphaera mikurensis NBRC 102666 DNA window includes the following coding sequences:
- a CDS encoding LptF/LptG family permease — protein sequence MRTLDAYLVRLFLLNFVVLLAVLMTLFVLVDFIVDIDEFLQAGVAWAAEGRFGGSRLFATVGAVLSYYGPQVLLIYVFLSGPIVVGAMGFTFTQLTRQRELLAMLAGGISLHRVGLPVIAAGAVLAAATLPMQEFVLPRLAGELLRTKAQLKNSEERANPVVFVPDGSGNLWSAADFAAAAKPPRLTKLRVLQRDGSGGLERLVLAEEALWAEDARAVAMNAPITGRWELIQGDGLRPPAVPASGVAGGGGGERELQKLEPVPYLQSQLSPEVLVANQAALLPSVLSLRRLQALASNEALAPRQRATFTRTVWGRFSLLILNVLLLVIALPFFLRRVPGDAMKLSVQACGVVLGAWAGGILMLQASPAALPPVVSAWIPVAAYLPVAAFAATRIRT from the coding sequence ATGCGCACCCTCGACGCCTACCTCGTCCGCCTCTTCCTGCTGAACTTCGTCGTGCTGCTCGCGGTGCTGATGACGCTCTTCGTGCTGGTGGACTTCATCGTCGACATCGACGAGTTCCTGCAGGCGGGCGTGGCGTGGGCGGCGGAGGGGCGGTTCGGCGGCAGCCGGCTCTTCGCGACGGTGGGCGCGGTGCTGAGCTACTACGGGCCGCAGGTCTTGCTGATCTACGTGTTCCTCTCGGGGCCGATCGTGGTGGGGGCGATGGGTTTCACCTTCACGCAGCTGACTCGGCAGCGCGAGCTGCTCGCGATGCTCGCCGGCGGGATCTCGCTGCACCGCGTCGGCCTGCCGGTGATCGCCGCCGGTGCGGTGCTCGCCGCGGCGACGCTGCCGATGCAGGAGTTCGTGCTCCCGCGGCTCGCCGGCGAGTTGCTGCGGACCAAGGCGCAGCTGAAGAACAGCGAGGAGCGGGCCAACCCGGTGGTCTTCGTGCCCGATGGCAGCGGGAATCTCTGGAGCGCGGCGGACTTCGCCGCCGCGGCGAAGCCGCCGCGGCTGACCAAGCTGCGGGTGCTGCAGCGGGACGGGAGCGGCGGGCTCGAGCGCCTGGTGCTGGCGGAGGAGGCCCTGTGGGCGGAGGACGCGCGGGCGGTGGCGATGAACGCGCCGATCACCGGCCGGTGGGAGCTGATCCAGGGCGACGGCTTGCGGCCGCCGGCGGTGCCGGCCTCGGGCGTGGCGGGCGGTGGCGGCGGGGAGCGGGAGCTCCAGAAGCTCGAGCCGGTGCCCTACCTCCAGAGCCAGCTCTCGCCGGAGGTGCTCGTCGCCAACCAGGCGGCGCTGCTGCCCTCGGTGCTGTCGCTTCGTCGGCTGCAGGCGCTCGCGAGCAACGAGGCGCTCGCTCCGCGGCAGCGGGCGACATTCACGCGGACGGTCTGGGGCCGCTTCAGCCTGCTGATCCTCAACGTCCTGCTGCTGGTGATCGCGTTGCCCTTCTTCCTCCGGCGGGTGCCCGGCGACGCGATGAAGCTCTCGGTGCAGGCCTGCGGCGTGGTGCTGGGGGCGTGGGCGGGCGGCATCCTCATGCTCCAGGCCTCGCCGGCGGCGTTGCCGCCGGTGGTCAGCGCGTGGATCCCGGTGGCGGCGTACCTGCCCGTGGCGGCGTTCGCGGCGACGCGGATCCGGACGTGA
- a CDS encoding LptF/LptG family permease has product MTITLARYILREVLKVGTLTCAVLVGVISFAAAIRPLSDGLLPPSALLRFVGFTAPTVLGFALPFAGAFASTIVFSRMAQDNEVLACSAGGISYRRLLAPVLALGLLLAGVLYTLSTTVVPSFYRSAEAVVRSDVVSILAAKLNQREPYEIRPEGGRSMYALFADSATLFKPEEVDGLAAVPGGDRVRQVVQLRGVALGELDRKTRVPGPASTAARATVYVSDVQGRSDSALSGVLRGVVRFDPSTQDYLRVERVPLGPYLVPSPLSDDIKFFSGAELRRLRSEPERYDEVAKAMDRLSSALATERLRLVISASGSTVTLNGPIGDERFVLEAAGIVPDGSGLRALGVGGGPVVVRRFAEAAGGGRRAERVFQADEARLSIDSSRGRVLPTIRLDLVGVTVQPGDTRQAELALPDLVWPEPIFETERQELSFEGLLELSTSPTYADSEGVLAARRKLSGELFRLDRRISFQSHRRAASAAACTLLLLLGALLSIQLRHQMPLVVFFWSFLLAITTIILINAGENVATGEAGGWGGVLGLAVTWTGVAVLVGVCLWSYRRVRRH; this is encoded by the coding sequence ATGACGATCACGCTCGCCCGCTACATCCTCCGCGAGGTCCTCAAGGTCGGCACGCTGACCTGCGCGGTGCTCGTGGGGGTGATCAGCTTCGCGGCGGCGATCCGGCCGCTCAGCGACGGGCTGCTGCCGCCGTCGGCCCTGCTCCGCTTCGTCGGCTTCACGGCGCCCACGGTGCTCGGCTTCGCGTTGCCGTTCGCGGGTGCGTTCGCCTCGACGATCGTCTTCAGCCGGATGGCGCAGGACAACGAGGTGCTCGCCTGCTCCGCCGGGGGCATCAGCTACCGGCGGCTTCTGGCGCCGGTGCTCGCGCTGGGCCTGCTGCTGGCGGGGGTGCTGTACACGCTGTCGACGACGGTGGTGCCGAGCTTCTACCGGTCGGCCGAGGCGGTGGTGCGTTCGGACGTGGTCTCGATCCTCGCGGCGAAGCTGAACCAGCGGGAGCCCTACGAGATCCGGCCCGAGGGCGGCCGGTCGATGTACGCGCTCTTCGCGGACTCGGCCACGCTGTTCAAGCCCGAGGAAGTGGACGGGCTCGCCGCCGTTCCCGGCGGCGACCGCGTCCGGCAGGTGGTGCAGCTGCGTGGGGTCGCGCTCGGAGAGTTGGACCGCAAGACCCGCGTGCCCGGGCCGGCGAGCACGGCGGCACGGGCGACGGTCTACGTGTCGGACGTGCAGGGACGATCGGACAGCGCGCTGTCCGGCGTGCTGCGCGGGGTGGTGCGTTTCGATCCTTCGACGCAGGACTACCTCCGCGTGGAGCGGGTGCCGCTGGGGCCTTACCTGGTGCCCAGCCCGCTGTCCGACGACATCAAGTTCTTCTCCGGTGCCGAGCTGCGGCGCTTGCGGAGCGAGCCGGAGCGGTACGACGAGGTCGCCAAGGCGATGGATCGGCTGAGCTCGGCACTGGCCACGGAGCGGCTGCGGCTGGTGATCTCCGCGAGCGGGTCGACGGTGACGCTCAACGGGCCCATCGGCGACGAGCGCTTCGTGCTCGAGGCCGCGGGGATCGTCCCCGACGGGAGCGGGCTGCGGGCGCTGGGCGTCGGCGGCGGGCCGGTGGTGGTGCGGCGCTTCGCGGAGGCGGCCGGCGGCGGGCGGCGGGCGGAACGCGTCTTCCAGGCGGACGAGGCGCGGCTGAGCATCGACTCCTCGCGGGGCCGGGTGCTGCCGACGATCCGGCTGGACCTGGTCGGCGTGACGGTGCAGCCCGGCGACACGCGGCAAGCGGAGCTCGCCCTGCCGGACCTCGTCTGGCCGGAGCCGATCTTCGAGACCGAGCGCCAGGAGCTGAGCTTCGAGGGTCTGCTGGAGCTCTCCACCTCGCCGACCTACGCCGACTCCGAGGGCGTGCTCGCGGCCCGGCGGAAGCTCTCCGGCGAGCTCTTCCGGCTCGACCGACGGATCAGCTTCCAGAGCCACCGCCGGGCCGCCTCGGCGGCCGCTTGCACGCTGCTGCTCCTGCTCGGGGCGTTGCTGTCGATCCAGCTCCGGCACCAGATGCCGCTGGTGGTCTTCTTCTGGAGCTTCCTGCTGGCGATCACCACCATCATCCTGATCAACGCCGGAGAGAACGTGGCCACCGGCGAGGCCGGCGGCTGGGGCGGCGTCCTCGGCCTCGCCGTCACCTGGACCGGCGTGGCGGTTCTGGTGGGGGTCTGCTTGTGGAGCTACCGCCGCGTCCGGCGACACTGA